In Arthrobacter sp. B3I4, the following proteins share a genomic window:
- a CDS encoding LysR family transcriptional regulator has translation MLNDADQELFDIRRLALLVEVVEQGSITAAAELMMYTPSAVSQQLRKLEQEVGQPLLNRRSRGVVPTEAGQILAGHARKIIGQMRAAQSDLDQIAGLKRGSLTVGTFPTLAGSFLPLVIRAFKKRYPAIGLSLRSARFDDLVSDLQSGVTGLCLLWDHPWNRFQDDSIRITEVFQESTVLLVSRSHPLADRDEIRMEELRKESWIVRAEAHPVVEVLQRSAHEAGFEPTIGFLANDYQEAQAMVSVGMGVAMVPKTAVALQHPDVRVVSLGSAAPLRRVLLAQRQDKVYAPAEVAFHSTLLEIARERAGDYL, from the coding sequence TTGCTTAACGATGCTGACCAGGAATTGTTCGACATCCGGCGCCTCGCCCTGCTGGTGGAGGTGGTGGAACAGGGATCAATCACCGCCGCGGCCGAGCTGATGATGTACACGCCGTCCGCGGTTTCGCAGCAGCTGCGGAAACTCGAGCAGGAAGTCGGGCAGCCGTTGCTCAACCGCCGTTCCCGCGGAGTGGTGCCCACCGAAGCCGGGCAGATCCTCGCCGGCCACGCACGCAAGATCATCGGGCAGATGCGGGCGGCGCAGTCGGACCTGGACCAGATCGCCGGCCTCAAGCGCGGCTCCCTGACCGTCGGCACCTTCCCGACGCTCGCGGGGTCCTTCCTGCCGCTGGTCATCCGGGCGTTCAAGAAGCGGTACCCGGCGATCGGCCTGTCCCTGCGCAGCGCGCGCTTCGATGACCTGGTCAGCGACCTGCAGTCCGGCGTGACCGGGCTGTGCCTGCTCTGGGACCACCCGTGGAACCGATTCCAGGACGATTCCATCCGGATCACGGAGGTGTTCCAGGAGAGCACCGTGCTGCTGGTCTCGCGCAGCCATCCGCTTGCCGACCGCGATGAGATCCGGATGGAGGAACTCCGCAAGGAATCATGGATCGTCCGCGCCGAGGCCCACCCCGTCGTCGAGGTGCTGCAGCGCTCCGCCCACGAGGCCGGGTTCGAACCGACCATCGGCTTCCTGGCCAACGACTACCAGGAAGCGCAGGCGATGGTGAGCGTCGGCATGGGCGTGGCCATGGTACCGAAGACGGCGGTGGCCCTGCAGCACCCGGACGTCCGGGTGGTCAGCCTCGGCTCCGCCGCACCGCTGCGGCGCGTGCTGCTGGCCCAGCGCCAGGACAAGGTCTACGCCCCGGCCGAGGTCGCCTTCCATTCCACGCTGCTGGAGATCGCCCGCGAACGCGCCGGCGACTACTTGTAA
- a CDS encoding PrpF domain-containing protein, protein MKIEAEWMRGGTSKCWVFETGQLDETGTSPDVLLPRLFGSPDHRQIDGVGGATSTTSKAMILNRPADACVDVEFTFAQVGIEEAAVDWGSNCGNCSAVVGLYAIEKGWVVPAGDVSRIVTRNTNTGQIIIQRVATPAGALPIVPQAQMPGVPFPGYRVGLGFLDPAGKSTGRLLPTGSATDTIVAGGTRWTVSMVDAGAPVVMLRAEELGLDPERHASWPAGLELQLDTLEHIRRQAAVRMGLAATPGEAARAVPKVAVVAAPARSDAESDVAVVMLSMGKPHPALAITGSIALTLAARTPGTLLGDITGGTAGSTLRLRTPAGVIETWSEERDGQLLVGVDRTARTIATTTIHLPEALGTAVDASLASATR, encoded by the coding sequence ATGAAGATCGAAGCGGAGTGGATGCGCGGAGGCACCAGCAAATGCTGGGTCTTTGAAACCGGCCAGCTGGACGAAACCGGGACCAGCCCGGATGTCCTGCTACCCCGGCTGTTCGGCAGCCCCGACCACCGGCAGATCGACGGCGTGGGCGGCGCCACCTCCACCACCAGCAAGGCGATGATCCTCAACCGCCCCGCCGACGCCTGCGTCGACGTCGAATTCACCTTCGCCCAGGTGGGCATCGAGGAAGCCGCCGTGGACTGGGGCAGCAACTGCGGCAACTGCTCCGCCGTCGTCGGCCTGTACGCGATCGAAAAGGGCTGGGTGGTCCCCGCCGGCGACGTCAGCCGGATCGTCACCCGCAACACCAACACCGGCCAGATCATCATCCAGCGGGTGGCGACGCCGGCGGGCGCCCTGCCGATCGTCCCGCAGGCCCAGATGCCCGGCGTCCCGTTCCCCGGCTACCGGGTGGGCCTCGGCTTCCTCGACCCGGCCGGCAAGTCCACCGGCCGGCTGCTGCCCACCGGATCCGCCACGGACACCATCGTCGCCGGCGGCACCCGCTGGACCGTGTCCATGGTCGACGCCGGAGCACCGGTCGTGATGCTGCGGGCCGAGGAGCTGGGTCTCGATCCGGAGCGCCACGCCAGCTGGCCGGCCGGCCTGGAACTGCAGCTGGACACCCTGGAACACATCCGCCGCCAGGCCGCCGTGCGGATGGGGCTCGCGGCGACGCCCGGCGAGGCGGCCCGCGCCGTCCCCAAGGTCGCCGTCGTCGCCGCCCCGGCGCGCTCCGACGCCGAGTCCGACGTCGCCGTCGTCATGCTCTCGATGGGCAAGCCGCACCCGGCTCTGGCCATCACCGGCAGCATCGCCCTGACCCTCGCCGCCCGCACCCCGGGCACGCTGCTGGGCGACATCACCGGCGGCACCGCCGGCTCCACGCTGCGGCTGCGCACCCCGGCCGGGGTGATCGAAACCTGGAGCGAGGAACGGGACGGGCAACTGCTCGTCGGCGTTGACCGCACCGCCCGCACCATCGCCACCACCACCATTCACCTTCCCGAGGCCCTCGGCACCGCCGTCGACGCCTCCCTTGCCAGCGCTACTCGATGA
- a CDS encoding SLC13 family permease, translating to MTATQIIPLVILVVMFVVATKWPLNIGVMGLVASFGVGYFMLGMSDKEILEEFPASIVLTIIGVTYFFSMAQRNGSIDIIVQTCVRLVRGKTMLLPWVFFLLAAALTSLGTFSPAAVALLAPAALGLAYESRIHPVLMGAFVINGAHAGGFSPLSVAGVLVHDIALKNGFPISQGALFTASFALNFILSALTIALFALLGKLRDKHANEYAGLETPRTGRPSGQQLFTLVLIAAILVCTLAFHMPIGFVALSAGLLLAFVNIKEHKTFIGGVSWSTVLLVAGMITYVSLLQHVGVIDTLAEMALALGAPLLIALVLCYVIGVGSAFASSTALLTAFIPMAGPLLATSSLSASGTVAALAIAATVVDVSPFSTDGALVVANARDNDRQRVYRQLMMYAGGVVLVAPALAWVLLVPTGVM from the coding sequence ATGACCGCCACCCAGATCATCCCGCTTGTCATCCTCGTGGTGATGTTCGTCGTCGCCACCAAGTGGCCGCTGAACATCGGCGTCATGGGGCTGGTGGCGTCCTTCGGCGTCGGCTACTTCATGCTCGGCATGAGCGACAAGGAAATCCTGGAGGAGTTCCCGGCCAGCATCGTCCTGACGATCATCGGCGTGACCTACTTCTTCAGCATGGCGCAGCGGAACGGGTCGATCGACATCATCGTCCAGACCTGCGTGCGGCTGGTCCGGGGCAAGACCATGCTGCTGCCCTGGGTGTTCTTCCTGCTGGCCGCCGCGCTGACGTCGCTGGGCACCTTCTCCCCCGCCGCGGTGGCGCTGCTGGCCCCGGCGGCGCTGGGCCTGGCGTACGAGTCGCGCATCCACCCGGTCCTGATGGGCGCGTTCGTGATCAACGGCGCCCACGCCGGCGGCTTCTCCCCGCTGTCCGTCGCCGGTGTCCTGGTGCACGACATTGCCCTGAAGAACGGCTTCCCGATCTCGCAGGGCGCGCTCTTCACGGCCAGCTTCGCGCTGAACTTCATCCTCTCCGCCCTGACCATCGCGCTGTTCGCCCTGCTGGGCAAGCTGCGTGACAAGCACGCCAACGAATACGCCGGCCTGGAGACGCCCCGCACCGGCCGCCCGAGCGGACAGCAGCTCTTCACCCTGGTCCTGATCGCCGCGATCCTGGTCTGCACGCTGGCCTTCCACATGCCGATCGGCTTCGTGGCGCTCTCCGCCGGCCTGCTGCTGGCGTTCGTCAACATCAAGGAACACAAGACTTTCATCGGCGGCGTCTCCTGGTCCACCGTGCTGCTGGTGGCCGGCATGATCACCTACGTCTCGCTGCTCCAGCACGTGGGCGTCATCGACACCCTCGCCGAGATGGCTCTGGCCCTGGGAGCGCCGCTGCTGATCGCTCTGGTCCTCTGCTACGTCATCGGCGTCGGCTCCGCGTTCGCGTCGTCGACGGCGCTGCTCACCGCGTTCATCCCGATGGCCGGGCCGCTGCTGGCCACCAGCTCGCTTAGCGCCTCCGGCACCGTGGCGGCCTTGGCCATCGCGGCCACCGTGGTGGACGTCTCCCCCTTCTCCACCGACGGCGCCCTGGTGGTGGCCAACGCCCGCGACAACGACCGCCAGCGTGTCTACCGCCAGCTCATGATGTACGCGGGTGGGGTTGTCCTCGTGGCTCCCGCGCTGGCCTGGGTGCTGCTGGTGCCGACGGGGGTTATGTAG
- a CDS encoding HNH endonuclease: protein MPRPLNSFEEANTEFLERIRVDYGYLQPTENGLSNSIIDATQEFRDFLQPAIHEYDEQPWDGKTNGRRLPASIILGGNTVDLPKANLYRARTRGDRRIWFPGIPRYVGGGETLLTLWLNDRFWLLNASRLEFDASPALSFVLQNHVTLTRGDGSLGRPDSFWGGAETDRTALRKVRAEQAHLRQHLLQGRAHGRCSICAAELPARLLVAGHIKPRSRCSENERLDYLSAAMLVCNLGCDALFEWGYIVVDGAGIVRPARAPETLAVKASVDALLGRTCLAFNAHTSVNFATHASLNL, encoded by the coding sequence ATGCCAAGGCCGCTGAATAGCTTTGAAGAGGCAAATACCGAGTTCTTGGAACGTATCCGTGTGGATTACGGCTATCTGCAGCCGACTGAAAATGGACTAAGTAACTCGATCATAGATGCCACCCAGGAATTTAGGGACTTTCTTCAGCCTGCTATCCATGAGTACGACGAGCAGCCCTGGGACGGGAAGACGAATGGTCGTCGCCTCCCGGCAAGTATCATCTTGGGTGGCAATACCGTCGATTTGCCCAAGGCCAATCTTTATCGAGCAAGAACAAGGGGAGATCGCAGAATTTGGTTTCCCGGAATCCCCCGCTATGTTGGCGGGGGCGAGACACTTTTGACTCTATGGTTGAACGATCGATTCTGGCTGCTTAACGCGTCCCGACTAGAGTTTGATGCGTCTCCAGCCCTATCTTTTGTGCTGCAAAACCATGTTACCCTCACTCGCGGTGACGGCTCTCTGGGCAGGCCGGACTCCTTCTGGGGGGGTGCGGAGACGGACAGGACTGCCCTTCGGAAGGTCCGAGCGGAACAGGCTCACCTTCGGCAACACTTGCTCCAAGGCAGGGCTCACGGCCGATGCTCAATCTGCGCTGCGGAACTGCCTGCAAGGTTGCTGGTCGCCGGCCATATCAAACCGCGGAGCCGTTGTAGTGAGAATGAGCGCCTTGATTATCTTTCTGCCGCCATGCTCGTCTGCAACCTGGGTTGTGATGCTTTGTTCGAATGGGGCTATATTGTGGTCGACGGTGCTGGAATAGTCCGCCCCGCTCGGGCGCCTGAGACGTTGGCCGTCAAGGCTTCGGTAGATGCTTTGCTCGGCAGGACTTGTCTGGCCTTCAACGCGCATACTTCCGTGAATTTTGCCACCCATGCTTCTCTGAATTTATGA
- a CDS encoding DNA cytosine methyltransferase, with the protein MKYVDLFAGCGGLSLGIERAGGELVVAVEKSDMAARTFFHNLVDDASDLHAWNQYVASPVEEQVRRGVLVRELNVLLGQDSLMDNLAAEGIDLVVGGPPCQGFSLAGRRDSEDVRNKLPWEYLEFVARTRPKAVVIENVVGMNQKFSSQDESSFVQLQLALARTEPGYTVQGVQVNAMHYGAPQHRPRLMIIAVRSDIAASKGIESTGKLWKSDFLDKLSHPLPDLAPVPTVSSADVRTVAQAISDLSPHAPRGNGPANKDYRRQMRHPEWKLRLKPGPEEHNHVPRNHAARTTERFRLYQYLAKSGLDQRIISRAAMLSESDAALYVKTQLVDAPLPALAPDGTELATSVDELCQLVQKLATKKHSQKVLGWSQPARTVVTLPDDYVHPVEPRIFTVREMARFQGFPAAFEFLGKETTGAHRRRVEVPQYSQVGNAVSPWLSLAVGNRIAALLGEKRSEGTDRP; encoded by the coding sequence ATGAAATACGTAGACCTTTTCGCGGGCTGTGGTGGACTCTCCCTCGGCATCGAACGCGCCGGAGGAGAACTCGTCGTGGCCGTCGAAAAATCCGACATGGCCGCCCGGACCTTCTTCCATAACCTCGTAGACGACGCTTCTGACCTACATGCCTGGAACCAATACGTCGCATCACCCGTCGAGGAACAGGTACGCCGTGGGGTGCTGGTCAGGGAACTCAACGTCCTGCTCGGTCAGGACTCCCTCATGGACAACCTCGCAGCCGAGGGAATCGATTTGGTGGTGGGCGGTCCTCCCTGCCAGGGCTTCTCTCTGGCAGGGAGGCGGGATTCCGAAGACGTCCGTAACAAGCTCCCATGGGAATATCTGGAGTTCGTGGCCCGTACCAGACCGAAGGCAGTCGTCATCGAAAACGTTGTCGGCATGAACCAGAAATTCAGCTCACAGGACGAATCGTCGTTCGTACAACTGCAGCTGGCACTGGCCAGGACTGAACCGGGTTACACGGTCCAGGGTGTTCAGGTCAATGCCATGCATTACGGTGCGCCCCAACACCGGCCTCGCTTGATGATCATCGCTGTGCGTTCGGACATCGCCGCATCGAAGGGCATCGAATCCACGGGCAAGCTCTGGAAATCGGATTTCCTCGACAAACTATCGCACCCGCTACCCGATCTGGCCCCGGTGCCCACCGTCTCCAGCGCTGACGTGAGGACCGTCGCCCAGGCTATTTCGGATCTTTCCCCTCACGCCCCGAGGGGCAATGGGCCCGCCAACAAGGACTATCGGCGTCAAATGCGCCACCCCGAATGGAAGCTGCGGCTCAAGCCCGGCCCGGAGGAACACAATCACGTACCCCGCAACCACGCGGCACGCACCACGGAACGTTTCCGCCTCTATCAGTATCTGGCCAAGAGCGGTCTCGACCAGCGCATCATCAGCCGCGCGGCCATGTTGTCCGAGTCGGATGCTGCCCTGTACGTCAAGACACAGCTCGTGGACGCGCCCCTTCCCGCTCTAGCGCCTGATGGAACGGAGCTGGCGACAAGCGTGGACGAGTTGTGCCAGCTCGTCCAAAAGCTCGCAACCAAGAAGCACTCACAGAAAGTACTCGGCTGGAGTCAGCCGGCCCGCACCGTCGTAACGCTCCCTGACGACTATGTCCATCCGGTCGAGCCTCGCATATTCACGGTGCGCGAAATGGCTCGCTTTCAGGGATTCCCGGCGGCCTTCGAGTTTCTAGGCAAGGAAACCACGGGCGCTCATCGCCGCCGCGTGGAAGTACCGCAGTACTCGCAAGTAGGAAATGCAGTCTCTCCCTGGCTATCGTTAGCCGTAGGCAACCGGATAGCGGCACTTTTGGGGGAAAAGCGAAGTGAGGGAACTGACCGACCGTGA
- a CDS encoding MvaI/BcnI family restriction endonuclease, with protein sequence MRELTDREVENIGFLTRYSLDFGLLEPTLTGLGKGIMDATAEYRAFLSRQKIHDYDAQPKGPDYKRMVSARIVTPAGDVIEAPASMYRPATKNGDPRVWFSRMKQYCAPGDILVSLWVDGHIWVLNATGVRFGEAATRLSAYSKLLRPLVSGRESVFEELLEKLREISARGFLRTLRSGDTGIGHLLETELGIKANSSKSPDYKGVEIKSTRGTATRTQTLFAKVPDWDISQLHSSRQMLQEFGYDRGDDFKLYCTVSSKASNSQGLRLQVDDKAGFLHEASNRPALGRPVTWRLDGLRDALAEKHADTFWVKAESRKDATGESIHFQSVMQTTKPILQQLAPMLAAGTITVDHLISRKGNKVTERGPLFKLNRKHFADLFAPPIYHDLRADGRRPAAPKHPMDALLIEKPFHLFD encoded by the coding sequence GTGAGGGAACTGACCGACCGTGAAGTAGAGAATATCGGCTTCCTTACCCGATACAGTCTGGACTTCGGGTTGTTGGAGCCGACCCTGACCGGTCTGGGCAAGGGAATCATGGACGCGACGGCGGAGTACAGGGCCTTCCTTAGCCGCCAGAAGATACATGACTATGATGCCCAGCCCAAAGGGCCAGACTACAAGCGCATGGTTTCAGCCAGGATTGTCACGCCGGCCGGCGACGTCATCGAGGCACCGGCGAGCATGTATCGGCCAGCCACCAAGAACGGCGACCCCCGCGTGTGGTTTTCACGGATGAAGCAGTATTGTGCGCCGGGAGACATACTCGTCAGCCTGTGGGTCGACGGTCACATCTGGGTGCTCAACGCTACCGGCGTCCGCTTTGGCGAGGCCGCGACTCGACTTAGCGCGTACAGCAAGTTGCTCCGCCCTCTGGTCAGCGGGAGGGAGAGCGTGTTCGAGGAACTCCTGGAGAAGCTACGCGAGATATCCGCGCGCGGATTCCTCCGCACCCTCAGGTCAGGCGACACAGGCATCGGCCATCTCCTCGAAACCGAGCTGGGCATCAAAGCGAATTCGAGCAAGAGCCCCGACTACAAGGGCGTCGAGATCAAGTCCACCCGCGGCACGGCAACCCGGACCCAAACACTTTTTGCCAAAGTGCCGGACTGGGATATTAGCCAACTCCACAGCTCCCGGCAGATGCTGCAGGAGTTCGGCTACGACCGGGGCGACGACTTCAAGCTCTACTGCACGGTCAGCTCTAAAGCCTCCAATTCGCAGGGTCTAAGGCTTCAAGTGGACGATAAAGCGGGGTTCCTCCACGAGGCTTCGAATCGTCCCGCTCTGGGCCGTCCCGTGACATGGCGGCTCGACGGCCTACGCGACGCCCTTGCAGAAAAACATGCCGACACTTTTTGGGTCAAGGCAGAGTCCCGGAAAGATGCCACAGGGGAATCCATCCACTTTCAGTCCGTCATGCAAACGACGAAGCCCATCCTGCAACAACTTGCCCCGATGTTAGCCGCCGGGACAATAACGGTAGATCACCTCATTTCCCGCAAGGGCAATAAAGTCACCGAGCGGGGGCCACTCTTTAAGCTGAACAGAAAGCACTTCGCCGATCTCTTCGCTCCTCCGATCTACCACGATCTTCGCGCGGACGGACGACGGCCGGCAGCACCGAAACATCCAATGGACGCCCTACTCATCGAGAAACCCTTTCACCTCTTCGATTAG
- a CDS encoding very short patch repair endonuclease, with protein MKTRIESVTDFMSAKQRSAHMAKIRSKDTKPELLLRKALHTAGYRYRIHDRRLPGKPDLVFAGRRKVVFVNGCFWHGHRCSVGDRLPKSNTEFWAEKRRRNQSRDEKALQQLEALGWESLVVWECEVNAGQKLIEEVKGFLDE; from the coding sequence ATGAAAACTAGGATTGAATCTGTGACGGACTTCATGAGCGCGAAGCAACGCAGCGCACATATGGCCAAGATTCGTTCGAAGGACACAAAGCCCGAGCTCCTGCTTCGGAAGGCGTTACATACTGCGGGGTATCGGTACAGGATTCACGATCGGCGGCTCCCGGGCAAACCCGACCTTGTCTTTGCGGGCCGCAGGAAAGTGGTCTTTGTCAACGGCTGCTTTTGGCATGGGCATCGGTGTTCGGTTGGAGATCGATTGCCGAAGTCGAACACGGAGTTTTGGGCCGAAAAACGTCGACGCAACCAGAGCCGCGATGAGAAAGCGCTCCAACAGCTAGAGGCTCTCGGGTGGGAGTCACTCGTGGTCTGGGAGTGTGAAGTGAACGCGGGTCAGAAACTAATCGAAGAGGTGAAAGGGTTTCTCGATGAGTAG